The proteins below are encoded in one region of Belonocnema kinseyi isolate 2016_QV_RU_SX_M_011 chromosome 3, B_treatae_v1, whole genome shotgun sequence:
- the LOC117170025 gene encoding trypsin eta-like: MFTENSSNLHSRQKRMIGHAFLGHGEWMITDVIHIVKLQHAYAKICTGVIVSPKHILTASTCNMQPAHWYTVESGAPHISAMKTHQVYDILHKIHLSLLLIEPPISVTSPSLSRPIALAKDPLSADIHASIIAWGPNSQVRPITGVTIFNLLTCIDRYEHHFSITPFNICTAQLPENNRCTSEDVGSALVVGDTLLGILVQTGSVLSVDHPDVFVRINSNEYYTWIMKNIQADLHKNAQSHNHGR, from the coding sequence ATGTTCACAGAGAACTCATCAAATCTTCACTCGCGCCAGAAACGTATGATTGGTCATGCCTTTCTTGGACACGGAGAATGGATGATCACAGATGTTATCCACATTGTAAAACTTCAACACGCTTACGCAAAAATTTGCACAGGTGTCATAGTATCACCTAAACATATCTTAACTGCTAGTACATGTAATATGCAACCAGCACATTGGTACACAGTTGAATCTGGTGCACCGCATATAAGTGCTATGAAAACTCACCAAGTATATGATATACTGCATAAAATACATCTTTCCTTGCTTTTGATTGAACCACCTATTAGTGTCACAAGTCCATCGCTCAGTCGACCAATAGCACTTGCTAAAGATCCTCTATCTGCTGACATCCATGCATCTATTATTGCTTGGGGACCCAATAGCCAAGTACGACCAATTACAGGAGTGACAATATTCAACCTGCTGACATGTATTGATCGATATGAACATCACTTTTCTATTACACCATTTAATATCTGTACTGCGCAATTACCTGAAAATAATCGATGTACGAGTGAGGATGTCGGTTCCGCTTTGGTTGTTGGTGATACACTCCTGGGTATTCTCGTTCAGACTGGAAGCGTTTTAAGTGTTGATCACCCGGATGTTTTTGTACGCATAAATAGTAACGAATACTATACTTGGATCATGAAAAACATTCAAGCAGATTTGCACAAAAATGCACAATCGCACAATCATGGGCGCTGA